The Candidatus Poribacteria bacterium nucleotide sequence CTTGCCGGTGGAACCATGGATAATATCTTATCTGATTGGACGAATGTTAAAACCGTCCGTGTGTTACGCGGCGGCTCTTGGGTAAGTAACGCCAAGTTTGTGCGAGTCTCTGATCGCACAAGGTTCACCCCAAAAATCGCAAACAAAGCTCGTGGATTCCGTTGTGTGAGATCTGTAACGCAGTAAATCTTTTGTTAAAGATGATTGGATATGGCGAAGGTTCTATACTTCTTCTTTGTTCCGACTGTAATGCGAAATTCAGAAAAAACGATGGTTTGCAATTAACGGCACAATACGGTATAATTCAATTTCATAAGGAGGATGCAACATAATGGATGTTAAAGACGCGATTCTTTCACGACGCACTATTTTCAAGTTCAAACCGGAACCCGTACCGAACGATGTCATCGAACAGGTTTTCAGTTTCGGAATATGGGCACCGAATCATCATGTCACCGAACCTTGGCGGTTTACAGTGATTGGCAAGGAAACAAAACTAATCCTTGCAGACCGCTACCGCGAAATTAAGATAGAGGATACACCCGACCACGTTGATGCCGAAAATCTCGCCAAAATCGGTGAACTGGCTTACGAGAAGTTCATGTCCAAGCCGACAATTATTGCAGTGTCCTGCGTCCAAGACGGCGACGAACAACGTCAACGGGAAGATTATGCCGCCGCCTGCTGTGCAATGCAGAACGTCCAACTCGCCGCATGGGATGCCGGCGTTGGGATGCAGTGGAGCACCGGTAGAATCACCATGGAAGAACAGACGTATCAGCTGCTGGACATTGATTCATCGCAAGAGTACATCATCGGCTTCTTCTATACCGGTTATCCCGAAGAAATTAAAGAACCGAAACGGCAACCAGCAGGTGAGTTTATGCGTTGGGTAGCGTAAGAGCCATCAACCCTCAGTTTCTGTCTGGAAAGTTAGCAAGTAAAAAGTGTGCTAAAGTTGGGAAGTTGTCATCTTTACGAACTTTAGAACACTTTACAAACCTTCAAAGGTTTTCGATGGCTGATAGCCACTACACAGATAATTTGTACGCTGCCTTGGCATTCTGCCAGAAGTACTTCGCCTTGATAGCATCGCCTTTCGCGCTGAAATAGTCGTCCACAATCTGTTGCACGACTTTATACGGCGCGAAACGTTCCGAGACGGGCCAGTTGCTTCCATAGATGAGTCTATCCTCGCCAAACGCGTCCCATAGGACATCAATAGTTGGCGTGTAGTAGGCAACATCCGTCGGTGCTGGCGTTTGTCCGGTGTGTTCTACCAAGCCTGAGACCTTGCAATAGATGTTTGGATAGCGCGCCACTTCATTGATTGCGGAGACCCATCCCGCGTCGGGTGGCTCTTCTGATATACGCACCCCCGCAATATGGTTGATGACAATGCGCATCTCCGGTGTATGTTCGACCAATGCTGGCAGCGTTGATAGCATTTCGGGATTAATCAGCAGATCCAAGGTGAGTTCTTTCGCTGCTAACTTCTCAATATTCGCCATAAAAGTAGTTTCGCCGATGGCTTGTAAGTGTCCGCCGCCGAGACGTATCCCGCGAAAAAGTGGATTTGCGGAGAACTGGTTCAGGTTATCTTCAAAATCCGCGTCGTCGGGTTCCAAGTGTCCAACAAACCCGACAATAAAAGGCTCATCTGCGGCAAGGTCAAGAATCCACTGGTTATCCTCAAGCCACTTACTTGCCTCCACGACGACTGTACCCGTCGCGCCTTCGGGGACAGCGAGGGCTTTGAAATCTTCCGGCATCACCCGTCTGTAAAGGACTTCGTCGTTAGGGTTGGGCCAGGGTACACCTTCAGGTCGCGTTGGATCGTAGAAATGTGTATGTGTATCAATAATCATTTTTTTAACTATCACCTCTTGCTATGACCAGCACGTTGTGCTGATCATCGGTTTCTGATTAAGTTGGGACGTTTCCGTGAATAAGTACGTTCTTATTTTCCTTTTTCATGTCAGGCATTTCACCGTAATATTAATCGCGCTTTTAGTAAGCGGGCTGTTTGGATGTACGCCTCCGGATCCGGAGCAGCAACAGAAGCGCGAGCTGCAACGGGATGCCCTAAAACTAAGAATGGGACAAGCACTCAACCCGACAGATGCGGAAGGACACCTTGAACTCGGTAAAATCTATCGTGAATTAGGTGAGTCCGAGAAAGCGATAGAATCCTTCCAAAACGCCATCGCGCTTGATGACAAACACGAACATGCCTATAACAATCTCGGTTTGGTTTATACCGATCTCCGTCTGTTTATCCTTGCGATTGAGATGTTTCAAGCTGCATTGGAGTTGTCGCCGGAAAACCCGGTCTTCTATAACAATCTCGGCTACGCCTACAATATGACAGATCGGTTTGAGGAGGCACTCGCAGCCTACAGCAGCGCAATTGAATCGGAGCCAACCTTTGTTGATGCCTATTACAACCTCGCCGATGCTTACCTTAACCGCAATATGTATGAGGATGCCATTAAGTATTATGAGTCAGCACTTGAAATCGAAGCGGGCGACGCGGATGTCTATTTCAACATCGGACTCGCTTACGAGGAAAACGGACAGTTCCTCCGCGCGATCCAATCCTACGAAAAAGGGCTATCTCTTGACGACAGCGATGCGGAGGCTTATTATCGCCTCGCACACGCCTATAAAAAAAATGGCGATCCGCTCATGATGCGCCGCTATCTGGAGACGTTTTTGGATCGGGCAAAGGGACTTCCGCATCTTGAAGAAGAGATCCGCGATGCGGAGCAGCTGTTTAATAGATAGCGTTCTTTCTCAAGATCAGCAAGAATTCTGATCTCATCCCGTCCGGGTTCTTATTCTTCCGCGCCCCGAATAACTTCCGCGTTTTAATCCTATCCTCATAGACCTTTTCAAACGCGAATCCACGTTCCGTGAAATACTCCGCCAATATCCGCCATATTTCGACAACTATACCGTCAATCCGTGGATTACCCACAAAGATACAAGCTGCCGCGTTCAGTTTCAATTGACGCATCGAATTTTCAAGCGCGTTGACTGTATGGCAAAAATAGGAATCCAACCGTTTTTGGAGGTCATCCCGCGTGAGTATCCCCCGAATTTTATCCAATGTTTCCGTCTGAATTATCCGATCTGCCTTCCGATACGGGATTTCAAGCCGCGATAACGCTTGTACCTCTCCCTCGGTGTGTCCTAACCAAAACAGTTCCATCTTCGTGGATCGGATATATTCCTGTGCCTGCAGATAAGGCGGCGACGTTATGAGGGCATCACATACTCGCGGCACAGCGACATTCGACGAATCAACCCCTCCATGAAATTCAACTTGTCCAGAATCTTCAAGATGGTGCTGCTGTGTATATACCACGAAGTCGTTGAGGTTTCTTAACGTTT carries:
- a CDS encoding nitroreductase, which encodes MDVKDAILSRRTIFKFKPEPVPNDVIEQVFSFGIWAPNHHVTEPWRFTVIGKETKLILADRYREIKIEDTPDHVDAENLAKIGELAYEKFMSKPTIIAVSCVQDGDEQRQREDYAAACCAMQNVQLAAWDAGVGMQWSTGRITMEEQTYQLLDIDSSQEYIIGFFYTGYPEEIKEPKRQPAGEFMRWVA
- a CDS encoding amidohydrolase family protein, with the protein product MIIDTHTHFYDPTRPEGVPWPNPNDEVLYRRVMPEDFKALAVPEGATGTVVVEASKWLEDNQWILDLAADEPFIVGFVGHLEPDDADFEDNLNQFSANPLFRGIRLGGGHLQAIGETTFMANIEKLAAKELTLDLLINPEMLSTLPALVEHTPEMRIVINHIAGVRISEEPPDAGWVSAINEVARYPNIYCKVSGLVEHTGQTPAPTDVAYYTPTIDVLWDAFGEDRLIYGSNWPVSERFAPYKVVQQIVDDYFSAKGDAIKAKYFWQNAKAAYKLSV
- a CDS encoding tetratricopeptide repeat protein; this encodes MNKYVLIFLFHVRHFTVILIALLVSGLFGCTPPDPEQQQKRELQRDALKLRMGQALNPTDAEGHLELGKIYRELGESEKAIESFQNAIALDDKHEHAYNNLGLVYTDLRLFILAIEMFQAALELSPENPVFYNNLGYAYNMTDRFEEALAAYSSAIESEPTFVDAYYNLADAYLNRNMYEDAIKYYESALEIEAGDADVYFNIGLAYEENGQFLRAIQSYEKGLSLDDSDAEAYYRLAHAYKKNGDPLMMRRYLETFLDRAKGLPHLEEEIRDAEQLFNR